AGCGCTGCGGGAAGATCCCGACGTTATACTGGTGGGTGAACTGCGGGATCTGGAAACCATTCGTCTGGCGATATCCGCCGCTGAAACCGGTCACTTGGTGTTTGGTACGCTGCATACCAATTCGGCACCCAAAACGATTGACCGTATCATTGATGTGTTTCCGGCCGAGGAAAAAGCCATGGTACGCTCAATGTTATCTGAGTCGCTACGGGCGGTTATTTCGCAAACACTGCTTAAAAAGGTCGGCGGAGGCAGGGTGGCTGCCCACGAAATCATGGTCGGTATCCCGGCTATTCGTAACCTTATTCGTGAAGACAAAGTGCCACAAATGTACTCGGTGATTCAAACCGGCCAGGCCCATGGTATGCAAACCATGGATCAGTGTTTACAACGGCTTGTAGCCTCTGGTGTGATATCACAGCAGGACGCCATGGCGAAGATGGTTGATAAACAACGTCCGGGCTTTTAACGCGTATTGCAAAGGAGAACACTATGCTTGATCAACTGCTGCAAACCATGGTCGATCGTGACGCGTCCGATTTATTTGTGACCTCGTGCTTTGCCGTTAGCGCCAAAATTAATGGCAAACTGACACCGCTCAACGACGCGCCGTTAACCGACGCCGGCGCACTTGATTTGGTGCATGAGGCAATGAACGATAAACAGCGTGATGAGTTTCACACCACTAAAGAGTGTAATTTTGCGATTGCCCGCGACGGTATAGGCCGCTTTCGGTGCAGCGCCTTCTGGCAGCGCGATCAGGCAGGCATGGTAATACGCCGCATTGTGACGCAAATTCCCAATGCTGACGATCTCGGCCTGCCTCCGGTACTAAAAGACATTATTATGTCAAAGCGCGGGCTGGTGCTGTTTGTAGGGGGCACCGGTACCGGTAAGTCGACCTCACTGGCGGCGCTTATTGGCCATCGCAATACTCACTCACACGGCCATATTCTGACTATCGAGGATCCGATTGAGTTTGTGCATGAGCACAAAAACTGTGTGGTGACCCAGCGCGAGGTGGGTATTGATACCCAGTCTTTCGATGATGCTCTGAAAAGCTCACTGCGTCAGGCTCCCGATGTTATTCTGATTGGTGAAATACGTTCCATGGAGACCATGGAGTATGCCATGTCGTTTGCCGATACGGGGCATTTATGTGTGGCAACGTTGCACGCCAACAATGCTAACCAGGCCATTGAACGTATCATGCACCTGGCACCCAAAGATCAACATGACAAGCTGCGGTTTGATTTGAGTCTGAACATTCGTGCCATTGTTGCCCAGCAGTTAGTGCCAACCGTTGATGGCAAAGGCCGGGTCGCGGCGATTGAAATTCTGCTTAATTCGCCGTTAATTCGCGACCTTATTCAGCGTAACGAAATTGGCAGCCTCAAAGAAGCCATGGATAAAGGCCGCGAGCAGGGCATGCAAACCTTTGACCGAGCCTTGTTCGATTTGTACAAAAGTGGCCAGATTAACCTTGAGCAGGCGTTACATCACGCCGACTCACCCAATGATCTTCGCTTAATGGTGAAGCTTGATGCCAACAACACGGAAAGTGATGGCCTTGGCTCCTTGTCCGGGGTATCGATTGATATGGATTAACCTGTGATTCGGTTAAAATCCGGCGTTGGCCCTTTTGTTATTCAGCAATATCATGATGCCCTGACAGAGCAGGGAATAGGCTGTGTGCTGCGCAATCAGTTTATCAGTGGGGCAGCTGGTGAATTACCGGTTCAGGATCTCGAGCCGGAACTGTGGCTGCTTAACGTTGACGATGCAAGGCAGGCTGAGGCGGTATGGCAATCTCTACAGGCCGACTCACAGGCTGTGGCGTGGGTCTGTGAGGGGTGTCAGGAGTATCAGGACGCCGAATTTAATATCTGCTGGAACTGCCAACAACCCAGGTAACCCGTTGCTGACATTGGTGTGTCAAATCGCTTTTTATAACAGCGGTCAGGGGGTACCGAGGCAGTGTGATGTGTTTAACGGGCGTTAATTTGCTTGGCAGAGGGAAACACTTAAGCCCAGAGGTTTTCAAACCAACTGGTAAAAATTAAACAGGCAGAAACACTGTCCACTTTGCCTTTGGTCAGCTTTTTATAGCCGCCCAGTTCAAACAGCATGGCCCGGGCGTCGGCGGTGCTTAGCCTTTCATCCCAGGTTTCTACCGGCGTTTTGAATCGTCCATGCAGGCGGTTGGCAAATTTTTGTGCCCGTTCGGTCATGGTTTGCGATGTGCCGTCCATATTTAAGGGTAAGCCCACAACCACCACGTGCGGCTGCCATTCATCATACAGGGCCTGGATCTGTTGCCAGTCAGGAATACCGTCGCGGGCTTTTAACGCCTCCAGCGGGGCGGCAGTGCCAGTGA
This genomic interval from Alteromonas gilva contains the following:
- a CDS encoding PilT/PilU family type 4a pilus ATPase is translated as MLDQLLQTMVDRDASDLFVTSCFAVSAKINGKLTPLNDAPLTDAGALDLVHEAMNDKQRDEFHTTKECNFAIARDGIGRFRCSAFWQRDQAGMVIRRIVTQIPNADDLGLPPVLKDIIMSKRGLVLFVGGTGTGKSTSLAALIGHRNTHSHGHILTIEDPIEFVHEHKNCVVTQREVGIDTQSFDDALKSSLRQAPDVILIGEIRSMETMEYAMSFADTGHLCVATLHANNANQAIERIMHLAPKDQHDKLRFDLSLNIRAIVAQQLVPTVDGKGRVAAIEILLNSPLIRDLIQRNEIGSLKEAMDKGREQGMQTFDRALFDLYKSGQINLEQALHHADSPNDLRLMVKLDANNTESDGLGSLSGVSIDMD
- a CDS encoding putative signal transducing protein encodes the protein MIRLKSGVGPFVIQQYHDALTEQGIGCVLRNQFISGAAGELPVQDLEPELWLLNVDDARQAEAVWQSLQADSQAVAWVCEGCQEYQDAEFNICWNCQQPR
- the ruvX gene encoding Holliday junction resolvase RuvX, whose translation is MPEAGQRTVLAFDFGTKSIGVAIGQEVTGTAAPLEALKARDGIPDWQQIQALYDEWQPHVVVVGLPLNMDGTSQTMTERAQKFANRLHGRFKTPVETWDERLSTADARAMLFELGGYKKLTKGKVDSVSACLIFTSWFENLWA